The following proteins are co-located in the Hevea brasiliensis isolate MT/VB/25A 57/8 chromosome 11, ASM3005281v1, whole genome shotgun sequence genome:
- the LOC110633985 gene encoding dnaJ homolog subfamily C GRV2 isoform X4 codes for MPGHCIDPPCGRVHLLVGPQRPTADMESASMHLKHLAAAAKDAVAEGGSIPGSRAKLWRRIREFNACIPYSGVPPNIEVPEVTLMALITMLPATPNLPPESPPLPPPSPKAAATVMGFIACLRRLLASRSAASHVMSFPAAVGRIMGLLRNGSEGVAAEAAGLVAALIGGGPMDPSLLTDSKGERHATIMHTKSVLFAHNSYVIILANRLKPMSVSPLLSMAVVEVLEAMICEPHGETTQYTVFVELLRQVAGLRRRLFALFAHPAESVRETVAVIMRTIAEEDAIAAESMRDASLRDGALLRHLLHAFYLPAGERREVSRQLVALWADSYQPALDLLSRALPPGLVAYLHTRSDGVQLEDANQEGSLISRRQRRLLQQRRGHSGRGITSQDPVNYEVGDPVRQVNAGGLKGSENYQKSAMDPLSGQPSTLHTVENLTCDTHVGVLQNEHSPVSADRPSTSIHETAEPDVSNSVDSDSHVAGFQNTGPPAPAQVVVENTPVGSGRLLCNWHEFWRAFSLDHNRADLIWNERTRQELREGLQAEVHKLDVEKERTEDIVPGGVTVEMMTGQDSVPQISWNYSEFSVSYPSLSKEVCVGQYYLRLLLDSGSSGRAQDFPLRDPVAFFRALYHRFLCDADTGLTVDGAVPDELGASDDWCDMGRLDGFGGCGGFSVRELCARAMTIVYEQHYLMIGPFEGTAHITVLLDRTDDRALRHRLLLLLKVLMKVLSNVEACVLVGGCVLAVDLLTVVHEASERTAIPLQSNLLAATAFMEPLKEWMFIEKDGAQVGPVEKDAIRRFWSKKGIEWTTKCWASGMVEWKRLRDIRELRWALAVRVPVLTSSQVGDAALSILHSMVAAHSDLDDAGEIVTPTPRVKRILSSPRCLPHIAQAMLSGEPSIVEAAAALLKAVVTRNPKAMVRLYSTGAFYFALSYPGSNLLSIAQLFAVTHVHQAFHGGEEAAVSSSLPLAKRSVLGGILPESLLYVLERSGPAAFTAAMVSDSDTPEIIWTHKMRAENLIRQVLQHLGDFPQKLSQHCHSLYEYAPMPPVTYPELRDEMWCHRYYLRNLCDEIRFPNWPIVEHVEFLQSLLVMWREELTRRPMDLSEEDACRILEISPEDVSSEDAKKKYSFETSEDITSISKQIENIDEEKLKRQYRKLAMKYHPDKNPEGREKFLAVQKAYERLQATMQGLQGPQPWRLLLLLKGQCILYRRYGNVLEPFKYAGYPMLLNAVTVDNDDNNFLSSDRAHLLVAASELTWLTCASSSLNGEELVRDGGIQLLATLLSRCMCVVQPTTSASEPSAIIVTNVMRTFSVLSQFESARVEMLELSGLVDDIVHCTELELVPEAVDAALQTIAHVSVSSGLQDALLKAGVLWYLLPLLLQYDSTAEESDKMESHGVGSSVQIAKNMHAVRASQALSRLSGLCTDGSSTPYNAAAADALRALLTPKLASMLKHQLPKDLLSKLNTNLESPEIIWNSSTRAELLKFVDKQRASVGPDGSYDLNDSQIFSYEALSKEIFVGDVYLRVYNDQPDFEISEPEAFCVALIDFISFLVRNQYPVVSDAQSKLSSSISSPETSEIQNDTTDVSINGYAPDDSSAVSDGKSSDDEELKLVKNLKLGLTALKNLLTSNPNLASVFSSKEKLLPLFECLSVPIASDSNILQLCLVVLSLLTTYAPCLEAMVADGSSLLLLQMLRSAPSCREEALHVLYALASTPELAWAAAKHGGVVYILELLLPLQKDIPLQQRAAAASLLGKLVGQPMHGPRVAITLARFLPDGLVSVIRDGPGEAVVSVIEQTTETPELVWTPAMAASLSAQIATMASDLYREQMKGRVVDWDVPEQASGQQEMRDEPQVGGIYVRLFLKDPKFPLRNPKRFLEGLLDQYLSSIAASHYDTQPMDPELPLLLSAALVSLLRVHPALADHVGYLGYVPKLVAAVAYEARRETMSSEEVKHGNYAGKTYESDDGSTPPAQTPQERVRLSCLRVLHQLAASTICAEAMAATSVGTPQVVPLLMKAIGWQGGSILALETLKRVVVAGNRARDALVAQGLKVGLVEVLLGILDWRAGGRNGLCSQMNWNESEASIGRVLAIEVLHAFATEGAHCNKVREILNASDVWSAYKDQKHDLFLPSSAQSAAAGVAGLIENSSSRLTYALTAPPSQPGQARPPAPTTFNSNGKQDLFS; via the exons ATGCCTGGTCATTGTATTGATCCACCTTGTGGGAGAGTTCATTTATTAGTAGGACCACAACGTCCTACTGCTGACATGGAAAGTGCATCCATGCATTTGAAACACTTAGCTGCAGCTGCTAAAGATGCTGTTGCTGAAGGTGGATCAATTCCTGGTTCAAGAGCTAAATTGTGGCGTAGAATAAGGGAGTTCAATGCTTGTATTCCATATAGTGGAGTTCCTCCTAATATTGAAGTGCCTGAGGTCACCTTGATGGCCTTGATTACGATGCTTCCTGCTACACCAAATCTTCCTCCAGAGTCTCCTCCCTTGCCACCTCCTTCTCCTAAAGCAGCTGCAACAGTGATGGGTTTCATTGCATGTTTACGTAGATTATTGGCTTCAAGAAGTGCAGCTTCACATGTGATGTCTTTTCCTGCTGCTGTTGGAAGAATAATGGGTTTGCTTAGAAATGGTTCTGAGGGTGTAGCAGCTGAAGCTGCAGGACTTGTTGCAGCTCTTATTGGTGGTGGTCCAATGGATCCTAGTTTATTAACAGATTCTAAAGGAGAGCGGCATGCCACAATAATGCACACGAAGTCTGTCTTGTTTGCTCATAATAGTTATGTTATTATCCTTGCTAACCGATTGAAACCCATGTCTGTATCTCCTTTATTGTCAATGGCTGTTGTTGAAGTTCTTGAGGCTATGATATGTGAACCACATGGTGAAACTACACAATACACAGTTTTTGTTGAATTGTTACGACAGGTAGCTGGTTTGCGGCGCCGATTATTCGCATTGTTTGCACATCCTGCTGAAAGTGTAAGGGAAACAGTTGCTGTGATCATGCGTACAattgcagaagaagatgcaattgcAGCAGAATCCATGCGTGATGCTTCTTTGCGTGATGGTGCTTTGCTGAGGCATCTATTGCATGCTTTTTACCTTCCTGCTGGTGAGCGTCGAGAGGTTAGTCGACAACTTGTAGCTCTTTGGGCTGATTCCTATCAACCAGCTTTAGATCTGTTGTCTAGGGCTCTGCCTCCTGGGCTTGTTGCTTATTTGCATACTCGCTCTGATGGAGTTCAACTTGAAGATGCAAATCAAGAAGGATCACTGATTAGTAGGAGACAGAGACGTTTACTTCAGCAGCGGAGAGGTCATTCTGGGAGAGGAATTACATCTCAAGATCCTGTTAATTATGAAGTTGGTGATCCAGTGAGGCAGGTGAATGCTGGTGGTCTTAAAGGATCTGAAAACTATCAAAAATCTGCCATGGATCCACTTTCTGGACAACCTTCCACTCTTCACACAGTTGAAAATTTGACCTGTGATACTCATGTAGGGGTTTTGCAAAATGAACATTCACCTGTTTCAGCTGATAGACCTTCAACCAGTATACATGAGACAGCAGAACCAGATGTCTCTAATTCAGTTGACTCTGATTCTCATGTGGCTGGTTTCCAGAACACAGGCCCTCCAGCTCCTGCACAGGTTGTTGTGGAGAATACACCTGTGGGTTCTGGTCGGCTACTCTGTAATTGGCATGAATTTTGGCGAGCATTTAGCCTTGATCACAATCGTGCAGATCTGATCTGGAATGAGCGCACAAGGCAAGAACTGAGGGAGGGTTTGCAGGCTGAGGTTCATAAACTTGATGTTGAGAAGGAGCGTACTGAAGATATTGTTCCAGGAGGGGTGACAGTAGAGATGATGACTGGGCAAGATAGTGTGCCACAGATATCTTGGAACTATTCAGAGTTCTCTGTGAGTTATCCAAGCTTGTCCAAAGAAGTATGTGTAGGTCAATATTATCTGCGTTTGCTGCTTGATAGTGGTAGCAGTGGCAGGGCACAGGATTTTCCACTGCGTGATCCAGTAGCTTTCTTTAGGGCACTCTATCATCGATTTTTATGTGATGCAGACACAGGTCTTACCGTAGATGGTGCTGTTCCTGATGAACTGGGTGCATCGGATGATTGGTGTGATATGGGAAGATTAGATGGTTTTGGGGGATGCGGAGGCTTTTCAGTAAGGGAGCTTTGTGCAAGAGCAATGACCATTGTCTATGAACAACATTACTTGATGATAGGTCCTTTTGAGGGTACTGCACACATTACAGTTCTTTTAGATAGGACAGATGATAGAGCTTTGAGGCACCGCCTTCTCCTCCTTTTGAAG GTTTTAATGAAGGTTTTGTCTAATGTGGAGGCTTGTGTTTTGGTTGGAGGGTGTGTATTGGCTGTTGATTTGCTGACAGTGGTTCATGAAGCTTCAGAAAGAACTGCTATCCCATTACAATCTAATTTATTAGCTGCTACTGCCTTCATGGAGCCACTTAAAGAATGGATGTTTATTGAGAAGGATGGTGCACAAGTTGGACCTGTCGAGAAGGATGCAATCAGAAGgttttggtcaaagaaaggaattGAATGGACAACAAAGTGCTGGGCGTCTGGAATGGTGGAGTGGAAGAGATTGCGTGATATCCGTGAACTTCGTTGGGCATTAGCTGTTCGTGTTCCAGTCCTCACATCGTCTCAG GTAGGAGATGCAGCCTTGTCCATATTACATAGCATGGTAGCTGCTCATTCCGACTTGGATGATGCTGGGGAGATAGTTACCCCAACACCAAGGGTAAAGCGTATCCTTTCAAGTCCTCGCTGCCTTCCACATATTGCACAG GCTATGCTTTCTGGGGAACCGAGTATTGTGGAGGCTGCTGCAGCATTGCTGAAGGCTGTTGTTACCAGAAATCCCAAGGCCATGGTACGTCTTTACAGCACAGGGGCATTCTATTTTGCCCTATCATACCCTGGATCCAATCTGCTTTCCATTGCACAACTGTTTGCTGTGACTCATGTCCATCAAGCATTCCATGGTGGTGAAGAAGCTGCTGTTTCTTCATCATTGCCTCTTGCAAAACGCAGCGTGTTGGGTGGGATTCTTCCTGAATCTTTGCTGTATGTACTGGAGCGTAGTGGTCCAGCTGCTTTTACTGCTGCAATGGTTTCAGATTCTGATACTCCAGAGATTATATGGACACACAAAATGCGAGCAGAAAATCTGATTCGTCAG GTTTTGCAGCATCTGGGTGATTTTCCCCAGAAGTTGTCACAGCACTGTCATTCTTTATATGAGTATGCCCCTATGCCACCTGTGACATACCCAGAGCTTAGAGATGAGATGTGGTGTCACCGATATTATCTTCGAAACTTGTGTGATGAGATTCGCTTTCCAAATTGGCCAATTGTTGAACATGTTGAGTTTCTGCAATCATTATTGGTAATGTGGCGTGAAGAGTTGACACGGAGACCTATGGATCTTTCTGAAGAAGATGCTTGCAGAATATTAGAGATATCACCAGAAGATGTCTCAAGTGAAGATGCCAAAAAGAAGTATTCTTTTGAGACTTCTGAGGATATAACTAGCATATCAAAGCAGATTGAGAATATTGATGAAGAAAAACTCAAGCGACAATATAGGAAACTTGCTATGAAATACCATCCTGACAAGAACCCTGAGGGAAGGGAGAAGTTTCTTGCTGTGCAGAAAGCCTATGAACGCCTTCAG GCTACCATGCAAGGCTTGCAAGGTCCTCAGCCTTGGAGGTTACTGCTTTTATTGAAAGGACAGTGCATCTTATACCGAAGATACGGGAATGTGCTGGAGCCTTTTAAATATGCTGGCTATCCCATGTTGCTTAATGCGGTTACTGTGGACAATGATGAcaacaattttctttcttctgatAGAGCACACTTGCTTGTTGCAGCATCAGAGCTTACTTGGCTGAC GTGTGCATCTTCTTCATTAAACGGTGAGGAGCTTGTAAGGGATGGAGGGATACAACTCCTTGCAACTCTTCTTTCTCGTTGTATGTGTGTAGTTCAGCCAACTACTTCTGCAAGTGAACCATCTGCTATTATTGTTACAAATGTGATGCGAACCTTTTCTGTTTTGAGTCAGTTTGAGAGTGCCAGGGTTGAGATGCTTGAATTATCTGGACTAGTTGATGACATTGTGCACTGCACTGAACTTGAGCTTGTACCTGAAGCTGTTGATGCTGCCCTCCAGACTATTGCACATGTTTCCGTATCCTCTGGATTGCAAGATGCCTTATTGAAGGCAGGTGTGCTTTG GTACCTCTTGCCATTATTGCTTCAGTATGACTCAACAGCTGAAGAATCTGACAAGATGGAGTCGCATGGTGTTGGTTCTAGTGTTCAAATTGCCAAAAATATGCATGCTGTTCGAGCATCTCAGGCATTGTCTAGACTTAGTGGTCTGTGCACTGATGGGAGTTCAACACCTTATAATGCTGCTGCTGCTGATGCGCTTCGAGCTTTGCTAACTCCTAAACTTGCAAGCATGTTGAAACACCAATTACCAAAAGACTTGCTATCCAAATTAAACACGAATTTGGAGTCTCCAGAG ATTATATGGAACTCTTCAACACGAGCAGAACTATTGAAATTTGTTGATAAGCAACGTGCTAGTGTGGGGCCTGATGGTTCATATGACTTGAATGATTCACAAATCTTTTCATATGAAGCACTATCGAAAGAAATTTTTGTTGGTGATGTTTACTTGAGGGTCTATAATGATCAGCCGGATTTTGAGATTAGTGAACCAGAAGCATTTTGTGTTGCTCTAATTGATTTCATATCATTTCTAGTTCGCAACCAATATCCTGTAGTTTCTGATGCTCAAAGTAAACTTAGTTCCAGTATCTCCTCACCTGAGACATCAGAGATCCAAAATGATACCACTGATGTATCTATAAATGGATATGCGCCTGATGATTCATCAGCAGTCTCAGATGGAAAATCATCAGACGATGAAGAGTTGAAACTGGTCAAAAACCTTAAATTGGGATTGACTGCACTTAAG AACTTGCTGACGAGTAATCCAAATTTGGCATCTGTATTTTCTTCCAAAGAGAAGCTCCTACCTCTCTTTGAATGCCTTTCTGTGCCCATTGCATCAGACAGCAACATTCTTCAACTCTGCCTTGTTGTTCTTTCTCTCTTGACCACATATGCTCCTTGCTTGGAGGCTATGGTTGCAGATGGATCTAGTCTCCTTTTACTTCAAATGCTTCGCTCTGCTCCAAGTTGCCGTGAAGAGGCACTTCATGTTCTTTATGCTTTGGCAAGCACTCCAGAACTTGCTTGGGCAGCTGCCAAGCATGGGGGAGTGGTGTACATTCTGGAACTTCTTTTGCCTTTGCAAA AAGATATTCCGTTACAGCAGAGAGCGGCAGCAGCCTCATTATTGGGGAAGCTTGTTGGGCAGCCAATGCATGGACCCAGAGTTGCTATTACATTGGCAAGATTTCTTCCAGATGGCTTAGTATCAGTTATTAGGGATGGCCCTGGTGAGGCTGTTGTATCTGTGATTGAACAGACAACAGAAACACCAGAGCTTGTTTGGACCCCTGCAATGGCAGCATCTTTGTCTGCTCAAATTGCTACAATGGCATCAGACTTGTACCGTGAACAGATGAAAGGCCGTGTTGTTGATTGGGATGTTCCAGAGCAGGCATCTGGACAACAGGAAATGCGAGATGAGCCACAG GTTGGTGGAATCTACGTTAGGCTGTTTCTTAAGGATCCTAAGTTTCCTCTTAGAAATCCAAAGAGATTCTTGGAAGGGCTACTGGATCAATATTTGTCCTCCATTGCTGCCTCACATTATGACACACAACCTATGGATCCTGAGCTTCCTTTACTTCTTTCTGCTGCTTTGGTTTCATTATTGCGAGTGCACCCTGCACTTGCAGATCATGTTGGGTATCTTGGATATGTGCCCAAACTTGTAGCTGCTGTAGCATATGAGGCAAGGCGAGAAACGATGTCATCAGAGGAGGTGAAACACGGCAACTATGCTGGAAAAACATATGAATCTGATGATGGCTCTACTCCGCCTGCACAAACTCCACAGGAACGTGTGCGCCTTAGTTGTTTGCGTGTCCTACATCAACTTGCTGCGAGTACGATATGTGCTGAGGCCATGGCTGCAACTAGCGTAGGAACACCTCAG GTTGTTCCACTTCTAATGAAAGCTATAGGATGGCAAGGTGGAAGCATACTTGCTCTTGAGACACTAAAACGTGTTGTAGTTGCTGGAAATCGTGCACGGGATGCACTAGTTGCACAAGGACTTAA AGTTGGCCTTGTGGAAGTACTTCTTGGCATTCTTGATTGGAGAGCTGGTGGAAGGAATGGACTATGCTCTCAGATGAATTGGAATGAATCAGAAGCATCTATCGGCAGAGTACTTGCAATTGAG GTTTTGCATGCATTTGCAACGGAAGGAGCACATTGTAATAAAGTGCGTGAGATATTAAACGCCTCTGat GTCTGGAGCGCTTATAAAGACCAGAAACATGATCTCTTCCTTCCTTCAAGTGCCCAATCTGCTGCTGCAGGGGTTGCTGGTTTAATCGAGAATTCTTCGTCTAGGCTGACATATGCCCTGACAGCTCCACCGTCGCAACCTGGTCAAGCAAGACCGCCTGCACCTACAACATTTAACTCGAATGGCAAGCAGGATCTGTTCTCATAG